The Bombus huntii isolate Logan2020A chromosome 6, iyBomHunt1.1, whole genome shotgun sequence genome window below encodes:
- the LOC126867126 gene encoding lysine-specific demethylase 6A isoform X5, with the protein MYHVVDCTVLGITRQQKQAIAIHCLQKSIEAEPKSGQSLYLLGRCLAASGKVHDAFIAYRNSVEKSEGNADTWCSIGVLYQQQNQPMDALQAYICAVQLDKSHSAAWTNLGILYESVSQPKDALACYVNASRGNNNTPNCTGSLAGLGGAKSGGNTPMNPSLQQRINFLQSHLSQAPMPSVTTTKRRQLPSIEEAWNLPISAEMSSRQQQQQQPPTGPGYKYGATPAGPPPPYPQGQGQNLNTKRFKQGEEPISPASQQRPPPFYLTSQQLQMLQFLQQNHGSLTPQQQGLLAQLQQQYRCMQQHQQQIRIQQQQATQRGLRPGQPGYPTTGYNHTQLGQPGVIKNYGIPQQPLQQGGTVALQTGFSDSNVGYNTAATGNSQTPGMPYKSASDPNYPQRQLSSNQYNQYQPNQFTAQGYTQISSTTSNYPEGSAGNKDLGVTDQELQALLSQKDIATSLAEDLLKHFGSEDLDVKEEAPSIMNNGTLSSGPFSPSNLEENADKIKEVKLEKVEDIQSSATSKLEAYENCNTSTPAAETVKCEATSSTNKSESVARIEPVLKLESLCESQPEQELSIDMDSKTIVEACKGQGLKGVPNCSILSDRSPPPTPPDPPSQRLTKEQLLPPTPSVYLENKKDAFSPQLQEFCLKHPIAVIRGLAAALKLDLGLFSTKTLVEANPDHSIEVRTQMQQTSDENWDPVMGKKVWGCISHRSHTTIAKYAQYQASSFQESLKEEKEKAQGIHTSNLSDSDSKDSTGAVRRKKNAFGLAGRPGSKMLRFGTNVDLSDERKWKPQLQELMKLPAFARVVSAGNMLSHVGHVILGMNTVQLYMKVPGSRTPGHQENNNFCSININIGPGDCEWFAVPDAYWGIICSLCERNNINYLHGSWWPSLEDLYDENIPVYRFLQRPGDLVWVNAGCVHWVQAVGWCNNIAWNVGPLTARQYQLAIERYEWNKLQSFKSIVPMVHLSWNLARNIKVSDPRLFELIKNCLLRTMRQCCLILEFVKSKSVEVRFHGRGKNEASHYCGQCEIEVFNILFIREQEKRHVVHCMDCARKQSPSLEGFVCLEEYRMRDLMDVYDGFTLHTSLTTPSSVQSNQSS; encoded by the exons ATGTACCACGTGGTTGACTGCACGGTGCTTGGTATAACGAGACAGCAGAAGCAAGCAATCGCTATACACTGTCTGCAAAAGTCCATCGAGGCGGAACCGAAGAGCGGGCAAAGCCTTTACCTGCTGGGACGTTGCCTCGCCGCTTCTGGAAAAGTTCACGATGCATTTATCGCTTACAG AAATTCCGTGGAAAAGTCAGAAGGGAACGCCGACACGTGGTGCAGCATAGGCGTTCTATATCAACAGCAGAATCAACCTATGGACGCTTTACAAGCCTATATATGCGCTGTACAGTTAGACAAATCACACTCAGCTGCGTGGACTAATCTGGGCATTCTGTACGAAAGCGTTAGTCAACCGAAAGACGCACTAGCTTGTTACGTCAACGCATCCAG GGGTAATAACAATACACCGAATTGCACGGGCTCATTGGCGGGCCTGGGTGGCGCTAAGTCAGGAGGTAACACCCCGATGAACCCATCGCTACAACAGCGGATCAACTTTCTGCAAAGTCACCTAAGCCAAGCACCAATGCCATCCGTCACCACCACCAA GAGACGGCAGCTGCCGTCTATAGAAGAGGCTTGGAACTTACCAATTAGTGCTGAGATGTCCAGCaggcagcaacaacagcaacagccaCCAACTGGCCCGGGTTATAAGTATGGTGCTACACCAGCTGGACCACCACCTCCTTATCCTCAAGGACAAGGACAGAATCTTAATACAAAAAGATTTAAG CAAGGAGAAGAACCAATTTCTCCAGCTTCTCAGCAAAGACCACCGCCATTTTACCTCACATCTCAGCAACTACAAATGTTACAGTTTCTTCAACAAAATCATGGAAGTTTAACGCCACAACAACAGGGTTTGCTTGCCCAGTTACAGCAACAGTACCGATGCATGCAACAACACCAACAACAAATTAGGATACAACAACAGCAAGCTACTCAAAGGGGGTTGCGACCTGGACAACCAGGTTATCCTACTACAGGCTACAATCATACGCAACTAGGACAACCTGGTGTGATCAAGAACTATGGAATACCTCAGCAACCG TTGCAGCAAGGTGGAACTGTTGCATTACAAACAGGATTCTCAGACTCCAATGTCGGTTACAACACGGCAGCGACTGGGAACAGCCAGACGCCGGGAATGCCTTACAAATCTGCCTCTGATCCAAACTACCCTCAGAGACAATTGTCATCCAACCAATACAACCAATACCAGCCTAACCAATTCACTGCCCAGGGTTATACTCAAATATCGTCCACAACGAGCAACTATCCAGAAGGCTCAGCAGGAAATAAAGATCTGGGTGTGACGGATCAGGAGTTACAGGCTCTGTTATCCCAGAAGGACATAGCGACGTCATTGGCGGAGGATCTGTTGAAGCATTTCGGATCAGAAGATTTAGACGTGAAGGAAGAGGCGCCGAGTATCATGAACAATGGTACGCTAAGTTCAGGTCCGTTTTCACCGTCGAACCTTGAGGAGAACGCGGACAAGATCAAAGAAGTGAAGCTGGAAAAGGTAGAAGATATTCAATCGTCGGCCACGTCCAAGCTCGAGGCGTACGAAAACTGCAATACGTCAACTCCAGCAGCTGAGACGGTGAAATGCGAGGCAACGTCAAGTACAAATAAAAGTGAATCGGTCGCTCGGATCGAACCTGTGCTAAAATTGGAAAGCTTGTGCGAATCGCAACCTGAACAGGAACTTAGTATAGACATGGATTCCAAAACTATCGTAGAGGCGTGCAAAGGTCAGGGATTGAAGGGTGTACCGAATTGCTCCATACTTAGCGATCGTTCACCTCCACCCACGCCGCCTGATCCTCCAAGTCAGAGGCTAACTAAGGAACAACTCCTACCCCCTACTCCTAGCGTTTATTTAGAGAATAAGAAGGATGCATTCAGTCCTCAACTTCAAGAGTTTTGTCTAAAACACCCGATAGCTGTGATCCGTGGTCTTGCAGCTGCTTTAAAGCTGGACCTTGGTCTTTTTTCGACTAAAACTTTGGTAGAAGCGAATCCAGATCATAGTATCGAGGTGAGAACGCAAATGCAGCAAACTAGTGATGAGAATTGGGACCCTGTAATGGGAAAGAAAGTTTGGGGTTGTATCAGTCATAGAAGTCACACGACTATCGCGAAATATGCACAATACCAGGCATCAAGTTTTCAAGAAAGTTTAAaggaggaaaaggaaaaggcTCAAGGTATACATACCTCGAATCTATCCGATTCAGACTCAAAAGATAGCACTGGAGCTGtcagaaggaagaaaaacgcGTTTGGATTGGCGGGTCGACCGGGTTCAAAGATGTTGCGATTTGGGACCAATGTAGATTTATCAGACGAGAGAAAGTGGAAACCGCAACTCCAGGAGCTGATGAAATTACCAGCGTTCGCTAGAGTCGTATCGGCTGGAAATATGCTCAGTCATGTCGGACACGTTATTTTAGGCATGAATACTGTCCAATTATATATGAAG GTACCAGGTAGTAGAACACCTGGCCACCAGGAAAACAACAATTTTTGTTCtattaatatcaatattgGACCAGGAGATTGCGAGTGGTTTGCAGTGCCTGATGCATACTGGGGTATAATTTGCTCTCTTTGTGAGCGGAATAATATCAATTACCTTCATGGCAGTTGGTGGCCTTCTTTAGAGGACCTATATGATGAAAACATTCCTGTGTATAGGTTTTTACAAAGACCAGGTGATCTTGTCTGGGTTAATGCGG gTTGTGTGCACTGGGTTCAAGCTGTTGGATGGTGTAACAACATAGCATGGAATGTGGGTCCTTTAACTGCTCGACAATATCAACTGGCAATTGAACGATATGAGTGGAATAAACTGCAGTCGTTCAAATCTATTGTACCAATGGTACACTTATCCTGGAACTTAGCAAGAAATATCAAAGTGTCTGATCCCAGATTGTTTgaactaattaaaaattgcCTATTAAGGACAATGAGACAGTGTTGCTTAATATTAGAGTTTGTGAAAAGTAAAAGTGTGGAAGTTCGGTTTCATGGACGAGGAAAAAACGAAGCATCGCATTACTGCGGACAATGCGAG ATTGAAGTGTTTAACATCCTGTTCATAAGAGAACAGGAGAAACGACACGTCGTACACTGTATGGACTGTGCACGAAAACAGTCCCCATCCTTAGAAGGGTTTGTTTGCTTAGAAGAATACAGAATGCGAGATTTAATGGACGTTTATGACGGATTTACTTTACACACTTCTCTAACAACTCCCTCATCAGTTCAGTCTAACCAATCCTCCTGA
- the LOC126867126 gene encoding lysine-specific demethylase 6A isoform X3 has translation MCHGKGKPAVKAFQQVLWVEPGFPRACEVHLRLGLMLKVHADFDAALKHLTLALIDATTPASFSKLEIKFHIAHLYEVQGKYRLAKEHYEALLKEKTLPSHLKADICRQLGWMYHVVDCTVLGITRQQKQAIAIHCLQKSIEAEPKSGQSLYLLGRCLAASGKVHDAFIAYRNSVEKSEGNADTWCSIGVLYQQQNQPMDALQAYICAVQLDKSHSAAWTNLGILYESVSQPKDALACYVNASRGNNNTPNCTGSLAGLGGAKSGGNTPMNPSLQQRINFLQSHLSQAPMPSVTTTKRRQLPSIEEAWNLPISAEMSSRQQQQQQPPTGPGYKYGATPAGPPPPYPQGQGQNLNTKRFKQGEEPISPASQQRPPPFYLTSQQLQMLQFLQQNHGSLTPQQQGLLAQLQQQYRCMQQHQQQIRIQQQQATQRGLRPGQPGYPTTGYNHTQLGQPGVIKNYGIPQQPLQQGGTVALQTGFSDSNVGYNTAATGNSQTPGMPYKSASDPNYPQRQLSSNQYNQYQPNQFTAQGYTQISSTTSNYPEGSAGNKDLGVTDQELQALLSQKDIATSLAEDLLKHFGSEDLDVKEEAPSIMNNGTLSSGPFSPSNLEENADKIKEVKLEKVEDIQSSATSKLEAYENCNTSTPAAETVKCEATSSTNKSESVARIEPVLKLESLCESQPEQELSIDMDSKTIVEACKGQGLKGVPNCSILSDRSPPPTPPDPPSQRLTKEQLLPPTPSVYLENKKDAFSPQLQEFCLKHPIAVIRGLAAALKLDLGLFSTKTLVEANPDHSIEVRTQMQQTSDENWDPVMGKKVWGCISHRSHTTIAKYAQYQASSFQESLKEEKEKAQGIHTSNLSDSDSKDSTGAVRRKKNAFGLAGRPGSKMLRFGTNVDLSDERKWKPQLQELMKLPAFARVVSAGNMLSHVGHVILGMNTVQLYMKVPGSRTPGHQENNNFCSININIGPGDCEWFAVPDAYWGIICSLCERNNINYLHGSWWPSLEDLYDENIPVYRFLQRPGDLVWVNAGCVHWVQAVGWCNNIAWNVGPLTARQYQLAIERYEWNKLQSFKSIVPMVHLSWNLARNIKVSDPRLFELIKNCLLRTMRQCCLILEFVKSKSVEVRFHGRGKNEASHYCGQCEIEVFNILFIREQEKRHVVHCMDCARKQSPSLEGFVCLEEYRMRDLMDVYDGFTLHTSLTTPSSVQSNQSS, from the exons GGCCGTGAAAGCATTCCAGCAGGTGCTATGGGTGGAACCAGGATTTCCACGAGCCTGCGAGGTTCACCTACGGCTCGGCTTAATGCTGAAGGTCCACGCTGACTTTGACGCCGCCTTGAAGCACCTGACACTCGCTCTGATCGATGCCACGACACCTGCCTCCTTTTCCAAGCTCGAAA TAAAATTTCACATAGCCCATTTGTACGAGGTCCAAGGGAAATATCGCCTTGCCAAGGAGCATTACGAGGCATTGCTCAAGGAAAAGACTCTGCCTTCTCATCTGAAGGCCGACATTTGTCGTCAATTAG GATGGATGTACCACGTGGTTGACTGCACGGTGCTTGGTATAACGAGACAGCAGAAGCAAGCAATCGCTATACACTGTCTGCAAAAGTCCATCGAGGCGGAACCGAAGAGCGGGCAAAGCCTTTACCTGCTGGGACGTTGCCTCGCCGCTTCTGGAAAAGTTCACGATGCATTTATCGCTTACAG AAATTCCGTGGAAAAGTCAGAAGGGAACGCCGACACGTGGTGCAGCATAGGCGTTCTATATCAACAGCAGAATCAACCTATGGACGCTTTACAAGCCTATATATGCGCTGTACAGTTAGACAAATCACACTCAGCTGCGTGGACTAATCTGGGCATTCTGTACGAAAGCGTTAGTCAACCGAAAGACGCACTAGCTTGTTACGTCAACGCATCCAG GGGTAATAACAATACACCGAATTGCACGGGCTCATTGGCGGGCCTGGGTGGCGCTAAGTCAGGAGGTAACACCCCGATGAACCCATCGCTACAACAGCGGATCAACTTTCTGCAAAGTCACCTAAGCCAAGCACCAATGCCATCCGTCACCACCACCAA GAGACGGCAGCTGCCGTCTATAGAAGAGGCTTGGAACTTACCAATTAGTGCTGAGATGTCCAGCaggcagcaacaacagcaacagccaCCAACTGGCCCGGGTTATAAGTATGGTGCTACACCAGCTGGACCACCACCTCCTTATCCTCAAGGACAAGGACAGAATCTTAATACAAAAAGATTTAAG CAAGGAGAAGAACCAATTTCTCCAGCTTCTCAGCAAAGACCACCGCCATTTTACCTCACATCTCAGCAACTACAAATGTTACAGTTTCTTCAACAAAATCATGGAAGTTTAACGCCACAACAACAGGGTTTGCTTGCCCAGTTACAGCAACAGTACCGATGCATGCAACAACACCAACAACAAATTAGGATACAACAACAGCAAGCTACTCAAAGGGGGTTGCGACCTGGACAACCAGGTTATCCTACTACAGGCTACAATCATACGCAACTAGGACAACCTGGTGTGATCAAGAACTATGGAATACCTCAGCAACCG TTGCAGCAAGGTGGAACTGTTGCATTACAAACAGGATTCTCAGACTCCAATGTCGGTTACAACACGGCAGCGACTGGGAACAGCCAGACGCCGGGAATGCCTTACAAATCTGCCTCTGATCCAAACTACCCTCAGAGACAATTGTCATCCAACCAATACAACCAATACCAGCCTAACCAATTCACTGCCCAGGGTTATACTCAAATATCGTCCACAACGAGCAACTATCCAGAAGGCTCAGCAGGAAATAAAGATCTGGGTGTGACGGATCAGGAGTTACAGGCTCTGTTATCCCAGAAGGACATAGCGACGTCATTGGCGGAGGATCTGTTGAAGCATTTCGGATCAGAAGATTTAGACGTGAAGGAAGAGGCGCCGAGTATCATGAACAATGGTACGCTAAGTTCAGGTCCGTTTTCACCGTCGAACCTTGAGGAGAACGCGGACAAGATCAAAGAAGTGAAGCTGGAAAAGGTAGAAGATATTCAATCGTCGGCCACGTCCAAGCTCGAGGCGTACGAAAACTGCAATACGTCAACTCCAGCAGCTGAGACGGTGAAATGCGAGGCAACGTCAAGTACAAATAAAAGTGAATCGGTCGCTCGGATCGAACCTGTGCTAAAATTGGAAAGCTTGTGCGAATCGCAACCTGAACAGGAACTTAGTATAGACATGGATTCCAAAACTATCGTAGAGGCGTGCAAAGGTCAGGGATTGAAGGGTGTACCGAATTGCTCCATACTTAGCGATCGTTCACCTCCACCCACGCCGCCTGATCCTCCAAGTCAGAGGCTAACTAAGGAACAACTCCTACCCCCTACTCCTAGCGTTTATTTAGAGAATAAGAAGGATGCATTCAGTCCTCAACTTCAAGAGTTTTGTCTAAAACACCCGATAGCTGTGATCCGTGGTCTTGCAGCTGCTTTAAAGCTGGACCTTGGTCTTTTTTCGACTAAAACTTTGGTAGAAGCGAATCCAGATCATAGTATCGAGGTGAGAACGCAAATGCAGCAAACTAGTGATGAGAATTGGGACCCTGTAATGGGAAAGAAAGTTTGGGGTTGTATCAGTCATAGAAGTCACACGACTATCGCGAAATATGCACAATACCAGGCATCAAGTTTTCAAGAAAGTTTAAaggaggaaaaggaaaaggcTCAAGGTATACATACCTCGAATCTATCCGATTCAGACTCAAAAGATAGCACTGGAGCTGtcagaaggaagaaaaacgcGTTTGGATTGGCGGGTCGACCGGGTTCAAAGATGTTGCGATTTGGGACCAATGTAGATTTATCAGACGAGAGAAAGTGGAAACCGCAACTCCAGGAGCTGATGAAATTACCAGCGTTCGCTAGAGTCGTATCGGCTGGAAATATGCTCAGTCATGTCGGACACGTTATTTTAGGCATGAATACTGTCCAATTATATATGAAG GTACCAGGTAGTAGAACACCTGGCCACCAGGAAAACAACAATTTTTGTTCtattaatatcaatattgGACCAGGAGATTGCGAGTGGTTTGCAGTGCCTGATGCATACTGGGGTATAATTTGCTCTCTTTGTGAGCGGAATAATATCAATTACCTTCATGGCAGTTGGTGGCCTTCTTTAGAGGACCTATATGATGAAAACATTCCTGTGTATAGGTTTTTACAAAGACCAGGTGATCTTGTCTGGGTTAATGCGG gTTGTGTGCACTGGGTTCAAGCTGTTGGATGGTGTAACAACATAGCATGGAATGTGGGTCCTTTAACTGCTCGACAATATCAACTGGCAATTGAACGATATGAGTGGAATAAACTGCAGTCGTTCAAATCTATTGTACCAATGGTACACTTATCCTGGAACTTAGCAAGAAATATCAAAGTGTCTGATCCCAGATTGTTTgaactaattaaaaattgcCTATTAAGGACAATGAGACAGTGTTGCTTAATATTAGAGTTTGTGAAAAGTAAAAGTGTGGAAGTTCGGTTTCATGGACGAGGAAAAAACGAAGCATCGCATTACTGCGGACAATGCGAG ATTGAAGTGTTTAACATCCTGTTCATAAGAGAACAGGAGAAACGACACGTCGTACACTGTATGGACTGTGCACGAAAACAGTCCCCATCCTTAGAAGGGTTTGTTTGCTTAGAAGAATACAGAATGCGAGATTTAATGGACGTTTATGACGGATTTACTTTACACACTTCTCTAACAACTCCCTCATCAGTTCAGTCTAACCAATCCTCCTGA
- the LOC126867126 gene encoding histone demethylase UTY isoform X4, with product MLKVHADFDAALKHLTLALIDATTPASFSKLEIKFHIAHLYEVQGKYRLAKEHYEALLKEKTLPSHLKADICRQLGWMYHVVDCTVLGITRQQKQAIAIHCLQKSIEAEPKSGQSLYLLGRCLAASGKVHDAFIAYRNSVEKSEGNADTWCSIGVLYQQQNQPMDALQAYICAVQLDKSHSAAWTNLGILYESVSQPKDALACYVNASRGNNNTPNCTGSLAGLGGAKSGGNTPMNPSLQQRINFLQSHLSQAPMPSVTTTKRRQLPSIEEAWNLPISAEMSSRQQQQQQPPTGPGYKYGATPAGPPPPYPQGQGQNLNTKRFKQGEEPISPASQQRPPPFYLTSQQLQMLQFLQQNHGSLTPQQQGLLAQLQQQYRCMQQHQQQIRIQQQQATQRGLRPGQPGYPTTGYNHTQLGQPGVIKNYGIPQQPLQQGGTVALQTGFSDSNVGYNTAATGNSQTPGMPYKSASDPNYPQRQLSSNQYNQYQPNQFTAQGYTQISSTTSNYPEGSAGNKDLGVTDQELQALLSQKDIATSLAEDLLKHFGSEDLDVKEEAPSIMNNGTLSSGPFSPSNLEENADKIKEVKLEKVEDIQSSATSKLEAYENCNTSTPAAETVKCEATSSTNKSESVARIEPVLKLESLCESQPEQELSIDMDSKTIVEACKGQGLKGVPNCSILSDRSPPPTPPDPPSQRLTKEQLLPPTPSVYLENKKDAFSPQLQEFCLKHPIAVIRGLAAALKLDLGLFSTKTLVEANPDHSIEVRTQMQQTSDENWDPVMGKKVWGCISHRSHTTIAKYAQYQASSFQESLKEEKEKAQGIHTSNLSDSDSKDSTGAVRRKKNAFGLAGRPGSKMLRFGTNVDLSDERKWKPQLQELMKLPAFARVVSAGNMLSHVGHVILGMNTVQLYMKVPGSRTPGHQENNNFCSININIGPGDCEWFAVPDAYWGIICSLCERNNINYLHGSWWPSLEDLYDENIPVYRFLQRPGDLVWVNAGCVHWVQAVGWCNNIAWNVGPLTARQYQLAIERYEWNKLQSFKSIVPMVHLSWNLARNIKVSDPRLFELIKNCLLRTMRQCCLILEFVKSKSVEVRFHGRGKNEASHYCGQCEIEVFNILFIREQEKRHVVHCMDCARKQSPSLEGFVCLEEYRMRDLMDVYDGFTLHTSLTTPSSVQSNQSS from the exons ATGCTGAAGGTCCACGCTGACTTTGACGCCGCCTTGAAGCACCTGACACTCGCTCTGATCGATGCCACGACACCTGCCTCCTTTTCCAAGCTCGAAA TAAAATTTCACATAGCCCATTTGTACGAGGTCCAAGGGAAATATCGCCTTGCCAAGGAGCATTACGAGGCATTGCTCAAGGAAAAGACTCTGCCTTCTCATCTGAAGGCCGACATTTGTCGTCAATTAG GATGGATGTACCACGTGGTTGACTGCACGGTGCTTGGTATAACGAGACAGCAGAAGCAAGCAATCGCTATACACTGTCTGCAAAAGTCCATCGAGGCGGAACCGAAGAGCGGGCAAAGCCTTTACCTGCTGGGACGTTGCCTCGCCGCTTCTGGAAAAGTTCACGATGCATTTATCGCTTACAG AAATTCCGTGGAAAAGTCAGAAGGGAACGCCGACACGTGGTGCAGCATAGGCGTTCTATATCAACAGCAGAATCAACCTATGGACGCTTTACAAGCCTATATATGCGCTGTACAGTTAGACAAATCACACTCAGCTGCGTGGACTAATCTGGGCATTCTGTACGAAAGCGTTAGTCAACCGAAAGACGCACTAGCTTGTTACGTCAACGCATCCAG GGGTAATAACAATACACCGAATTGCACGGGCTCATTGGCGGGCCTGGGTGGCGCTAAGTCAGGAGGTAACACCCCGATGAACCCATCGCTACAACAGCGGATCAACTTTCTGCAAAGTCACCTAAGCCAAGCACCAATGCCATCCGTCACCACCACCAA GAGACGGCAGCTGCCGTCTATAGAAGAGGCTTGGAACTTACCAATTAGTGCTGAGATGTCCAGCaggcagcaacaacagcaacagccaCCAACTGGCCCGGGTTATAAGTATGGTGCTACACCAGCTGGACCACCACCTCCTTATCCTCAAGGACAAGGACAGAATCTTAATACAAAAAGATTTAAG CAAGGAGAAGAACCAATTTCTCCAGCTTCTCAGCAAAGACCACCGCCATTTTACCTCACATCTCAGCAACTACAAATGTTACAGTTTCTTCAACAAAATCATGGAAGTTTAACGCCACAACAACAGGGTTTGCTTGCCCAGTTACAGCAACAGTACCGATGCATGCAACAACACCAACAACAAATTAGGATACAACAACAGCAAGCTACTCAAAGGGGGTTGCGACCTGGACAACCAGGTTATCCTACTACAGGCTACAATCATACGCAACTAGGACAACCTGGTGTGATCAAGAACTATGGAATACCTCAGCAACCG TTGCAGCAAGGTGGAACTGTTGCATTACAAACAGGATTCTCAGACTCCAATGTCGGTTACAACACGGCAGCGACTGGGAACAGCCAGACGCCGGGAATGCCTTACAAATCTGCCTCTGATCCAAACTACCCTCAGAGACAATTGTCATCCAACCAATACAACCAATACCAGCCTAACCAATTCACTGCCCAGGGTTATACTCAAATATCGTCCACAACGAGCAACTATCCAGAAGGCTCAGCAGGAAATAAAGATCTGGGTGTGACGGATCAGGAGTTACAGGCTCTGTTATCCCAGAAGGACATAGCGACGTCATTGGCGGAGGATCTGTTGAAGCATTTCGGATCAGAAGATTTAGACGTGAAGGAAGAGGCGCCGAGTATCATGAACAATGGTACGCTAAGTTCAGGTCCGTTTTCACCGTCGAACCTTGAGGAGAACGCGGACAAGATCAAAGAAGTGAAGCTGGAAAAGGTAGAAGATATTCAATCGTCGGCCACGTCCAAGCTCGAGGCGTACGAAAACTGCAATACGTCAACTCCAGCAGCTGAGACGGTGAAATGCGAGGCAACGTCAAGTACAAATAAAAGTGAATCGGTCGCTCGGATCGAACCTGTGCTAAAATTGGAAAGCTTGTGCGAATCGCAACCTGAACAGGAACTTAGTATAGACATGGATTCCAAAACTATCGTAGAGGCGTGCAAAGGTCAGGGATTGAAGGGTGTACCGAATTGCTCCATACTTAGCGATCGTTCACCTCCACCCACGCCGCCTGATCCTCCAAGTCAGAGGCTAACTAAGGAACAACTCCTACCCCCTACTCCTAGCGTTTATTTAGAGAATAAGAAGGATGCATTCAGTCCTCAACTTCAAGAGTTTTGTCTAAAACACCCGATAGCTGTGATCCGTGGTCTTGCAGCTGCTTTAAAGCTGGACCTTGGTCTTTTTTCGACTAAAACTTTGGTAGAAGCGAATCCAGATCATAGTATCGAGGTGAGAACGCAAATGCAGCAAACTAGTGATGAGAATTGGGACCCTGTAATGGGAAAGAAAGTTTGGGGTTGTATCAGTCATAGAAGTCACACGACTATCGCGAAATATGCACAATACCAGGCATCAAGTTTTCAAGAAAGTTTAAaggaggaaaaggaaaaggcTCAAGGTATACATACCTCGAATCTATCCGATTCAGACTCAAAAGATAGCACTGGAGCTGtcagaaggaagaaaaacgcGTTTGGATTGGCGGGTCGACCGGGTTCAAAGATGTTGCGATTTGGGACCAATGTAGATTTATCAGACGAGAGAAAGTGGAAACCGCAACTCCAGGAGCTGATGAAATTACCAGCGTTCGCTAGAGTCGTATCGGCTGGAAATATGCTCAGTCATGTCGGACACGTTATTTTAGGCATGAATACTGTCCAATTATATATGAAG GTACCAGGTAGTAGAACACCTGGCCACCAGGAAAACAACAATTTTTGTTCtattaatatcaatattgGACCAGGAGATTGCGAGTGGTTTGCAGTGCCTGATGCATACTGGGGTATAATTTGCTCTCTTTGTGAGCGGAATAATATCAATTACCTTCATGGCAGTTGGTGGCCTTCTTTAGAGGACCTATATGATGAAAACATTCCTGTGTATAGGTTTTTACAAAGACCAGGTGATCTTGTCTGGGTTAATGCGG gTTGTGTGCACTGGGTTCAAGCTGTTGGATGGTGTAACAACATAGCATGGAATGTGGGTCCTTTAACTGCTCGACAATATCAACTGGCAATTGAACGATATGAGTGGAATAAACTGCAGTCGTTCAAATCTATTGTACCAATGGTACACTTATCCTGGAACTTAGCAAGAAATATCAAAGTGTCTGATCCCAGATTGTTTgaactaattaaaaattgcCTATTAAGGACAATGAGACAGTGTTGCTTAATATTAGAGTTTGTGAAAAGTAAAAGTGTGGAAGTTCGGTTTCATGGACGAGGAAAAAACGAAGCATCGCATTACTGCGGACAATGCGAG ATTGAAGTGTTTAACATCCTGTTCATAAGAGAACAGGAGAAACGACACGTCGTACACTGTATGGACTGTGCACGAAAACAGTCCCCATCCTTAGAAGGGTTTGTTTGCTTAGAAGAATACAGAATGCGAGATTTAATGGACGTTTATGACGGATTTACTTTACACACTTCTCTAACAACTCCCTCATCAGTTCAGTCTAACCAATCCTCCTGA